One Aspergillus oryzae RIB40 DNA, chromosome 2 genomic window carries:
- a CDS encoding allantoate permease family MFS transporter (permease of the major facilitator superfamily) translates to MKPAETEVVNIMAEQVVVCPKLSTNEDEAMRAFDNGRDLDVRDIDDATNARLLKVIDKNLLPLLCLIYGLNFVDKTTLSYASVMGLQTDLNLQGNEYQWLGSIFYFGYILVEYPSSYLMQRFPLAKYSSFNIILWGVTLTCFAAVNNFAGAATVRFFLGVFEAVVTPGFTTLTSRWYTKHEQGRRVGFWFSCNGVANVVGGLIAYGISRGVEQHGASIQPWRILFLSFGLFTIAVGMAFLYYVPDNQWNCRFLSPADRVLAVQRIRGNQQGIGNRHFKMYQFKEALTDPITWAFAFFGIAVNIPFGGITTFFSQIIRNSGYTSQQSLLYATPGGAFQTIVVILNGIISDRLQQRIYVSFVGMIIGLLGAILLAALPLSNSPGRLAAYFLTQASPTAFIALLSFISTNVAGATKKTTVGAIYMVAYCVGNIIGPQTFQQSDAPRYIPAEIGICCCWGACLLDLFLIRYLYCKRNAEKARIRSAPGYEKAEKSEFKDLTDRENPELVYVV, encoded by the exons ATGAAGCCCGCCGAGACGGAGGTCGTCAATATCATGGCGGAACAAGTAGTTGTTTGCCCTAAACTTTCCacgaatgaagatgaggcGATGCGCGCGTTCGATAACGGGCGAGACCTTGACGTTCGAGACATAGATGATGCTACTAATGCTAGGTTGCTGAAAGTTATCGATAAGAACTTATTACCC TTATTATGTTTGATCTACGGTCTCAACTTTGTGGACA AAACCACGCTGTCATATGCTAGCGTGATGGGTTTACAGACAGACCTCAACCTCCAAGGCAACGAATATCAATGGTTGGGGAGTATATTCTACTTTG GTTATATACTCGTCGAGTATCCTAGTAGTTACCTTATGCAACGGTTCCCACTGGCAAAATACTCATCATTCAATATAATCCTCTGGGGAGTGACACTTACCTGCTTCGCTGCGGTAAACAACTTTGCCGGTGCTGCCACGGTCCGGTTCTTCCTCGGGGTCTTTGAAGCAGTAGTCACGCCAGGATTCACCACCTTAACTTCACGATGGTACACAAAACATGAGCAAGGCCGCCGCGTCGGCTTCTGGTTCAGCTGCAACGGGGTTGCAAATGTTGTCGGTGGTCTAATCGCGTACGGGATATCCCGAGGCGTAGAGCAACACGGGGCTTCTATACAGCCATGGCGGATTCTATTCTTAAGCTTCGGTCTATTCACAATAGCCGTCGGCATGGCATTTCTATATTATGTACCAGATAACCAGTGGAACTGTCGATTCCTGAGTCCGGCAGACCGTGTCTTAGCCGTGCAACGCATCCGTGGCAACCAACAGGGAATCGGAAACAGGCATTTCAAAATGTACCAGTTCAAAGAGGCGCTGACGGATCCCATAACCTGGGCGTTCGCGTTCTTCGGCATTGCCGTGAATATCCCCTTTGGGGGTATCACGACGTTCTTCTCACAGATAATCCGCAATTCCGGGTATACCTCACAGCAGAGTTTGCTCTACGCCACGCCGGGAGGGGCTTTCCAGACGATTGTCGTGATTCTGAACGGGATTATCAGTGACCGCTTACAACAACGCATTTATGTCAGTTTTGTTGGCATGATCATTGGCCTGCTGGGTGCCATTCTCTTGGCCGCGTTGCCGTTAAGTAACAGTCCAGGTCGATTGGCCGCTTACTTTCTCACGCAAGCCAGCCCGACCGCATTTATCGCGTTATTATCTTTTATCTCGACGAATGTAGCTGGTGCAACTAAGAAGACTACCGTAGGAGCCATTTATATGGTCGCATATTGCGTTGGGAACATCATAG GGCCCCAGACCTTCCAACAAAGTGATGCGCCTCGATACATCCCGGCTGAGATtggcatctgctgctgctggggagCATGTCTGCTTGACCTTTTCTTGATTAGATATCTGTATTGTAAACGGAACGCTGAAAAGGCGAGGATTCGGTCTGCGCCTGGATAtgaaaaggcagagaagtCAGAATTCAAAGACTTGACTGATCGTGAGAATCCAGAGTTGGTATATGTGGTCTAG
- a CDS encoding class II DAHP synthetase family protein (3-deoxy-D-arabino-heptulosonate 7-phosphate (DAHP) synthase): MTHHIHDTWTPQSWSRKPVVAQDVEYDDPKALESVINTLSTLPALVNPMKIEIARKSFAAAARGKAFIIQGGDCAESFDDVHPHAIQQKVKLLQEQSHLLGQGLNLPIITVGRIAGQYAKPRSSPLETLEDGTLTHTFRGHNINGPGVEERRPDPYRLLLGDFYSRTTLEMIRHTQSTPSTTGKTFVPAPSSFPLTPEETDVTPLETPTGTIFTSHEALHLPYESAMTRDRYNTSASFIWIGERTRQLDGGHVEYIRGLRNPIGVKIGPNTGSSTLIALLNTICPEPHLLENIGRVTIITRLGADKVTTVLPPLIKAVQEAGHTPVWMCDPCHGNTQTSEAGLKTRHVGCMLLEAIGTYQAHRENHSLLGGLHLEQTGDFVTECQDDDTLDTESNLSSNYHTLCDPRLSHVQALSLVRQFVDFVRSWERKEKLGY, translated from the coding sequence ATGACACATCATATACACGACACCTGGACCCCTCAGTCCTGGTCCAGAAAGCCAGTGGTCGCTCAGGATGTAGAGTACGATGACCCAAAAGCTTTAGAATCGGTCATTAACACCCTATCCACCCTACCTGCGCTTGTCAACCCGATGAAGATCGAAATTGCCCGCAAGAGCTTTGCAGCCGCAGCACGAGGCAAGGCATTTATAATCCAAGGGGGTGACTGTGCAGAAAGCTTCGACGACGTACACCCGCATGCTATCCAACAGAAGGTCAAACTCCTGCAGGAGCAGTCTCATCTTCTTGGACAAGGACTTAATCTGCCCATCATAACAGTGGGACGAATTGCTGGCCAGTACGCAAAGCCCCGGTCGTCTCCGTTGGAGACTTTGGAAGACGGTACTTTAACTCACACTTTTCGCGGGCACAATATCAACGGCCCTGGTGTGGAAGAGAGACGCCCTGACCCGTATCGTCTGCTTCTGGGAGACTTTTATTCAAGGACGACCTTGGAAATGATCAGACATACTCAATCTACGCCCTCTACCACGGGTAAAACTTTCGTCCCGGCGCCGAGCTCCTTCCCCTTGACCCCTGAAGAGACAGACGTTACCCCGTTAGAGACACCAACTGGGACTATCTTCACGTCGCATGAAGCGCTTCACCTTCCATACGAAAGTGCTATGACCCGCGATCGTTACAACACCTCGGCCAGTTTTATCTGGATCGGTGAACGCACACGGCAATTGGACGGGGGTCATGTCGAATACATCCGTGGCCTGCGTAATCCTATTGGGGTCAAGATTGGGCCAAACACTGGCAGTTCAACACTGATCGCGCTACTCAATACCATCTGTCCTGAGCCGCACCTGTTAGAGAACATTGGTCGAGTGACGATCATCACGCGGCTTGGTGCAGATAAGGTCACTACTGTTCTTCCCCCTCTCATCAAAGCCGTTCAGGAAGCCGGCCACACGCCCGTCTGGATGTGTGATCCTTGCCACGGGAATACACAGACTTCGGAGGCAGGTCTGAAGACACGCCATGTAGGATGCATGCTACTAGAAGCTATCGGGACATACCAAGCACATCGAGAGAACCACTCTTTGCTGGGAGGGTTGCACCTCGAACAGACGGGAGATTTCGTAACTGAGTGCCAAGACGACGATACTTTAGACACAGAGAGCAATTTGAGCAGTAATTACCACACATTATGCGACCCACGCCTATCCCATGTCCAAGCGTTGAGTCTAGTTCGGCAGTTTGTGGATTTTGTGCGCagctgggaaaggaaagaaaagcttgGATATTAA
- a CDS encoding isopenicillin N synthase family dioxygenase (isopenicillin N synthase and related dioxygenases): MSTPIFPVIDYSRIISSNPMIAAQEKDKLFQSFKDVGFIYLKGFNFPPEFIDTLFSHLHKFFSLPEEQKLAIEGGEKQAFRGWFAPARTAKNPEKADQKEAFGLGNDKDETRPNRWPSNWPEFRRDFTTFYEECYKMHLELLRALTEKVGLDRESLIPSVKAKDCYSALLHYYETSLESFDTRVRSAPHTDFGTLTLLFNDSNGGLQVKNQEGQWVDAPPMRGHAIVNVGDLLSRWFNGQLKSTQHRVVQPPAETRETENGTTTVIPSRYAIAWFGHPNRDAVVEPLKECVTAEWTQKFKAVVAGKHVKERMARLLEHGYLPEKWTDDMHRKPIAV; encoded by the exons ATGTCTACTCCAATCTTCCCCGTCATCGACTACTCtcgcatcatctcctccaaccctATGATCGCAGcccaagagaaagacaagcTGTTCCAATCCTTCAAAGACGTCGGCTTTATCTACCTCAAGGGCTTCAACTTTCCCCCAGAGTTCATCGACaccctcttctcccatcTCCACAagttcttctctctcccgGAGGAACAGAAGCTCGCCATCGAGGGCGGCGAAAAACAAGCCTTCCGCGGCTGGTTCGCTCCCGCTCGTACAGCCAAGAACCCCGAGAAAGCCGACCAGAAAGAAGCATTCGGTTTGGGAAATGACAAGGATGAAACGAGGCCAAACCGCTGGCCGAGCAACTGGCCTGAGTTCCGCCGTGACTTCACAACTTTCTACGAGGAGTGCTACAAGATGCATCTAGAGTTGCTGCGCGCATTGACGGAGAAAGTTGGCCTGGACCGCGAGTCTCTCATCCCTTCCGTCAAAGCCAAGGACTGCTACAGTGCCTTGTTACACTACTACGAGACTTCGTTGGAGAGCTTTGATACTCGCGTGCGTTCTGCGCCGCATACCGACTTCGGAACCCTGACCTTGCTGTTCAATGATAGCAATGGCGGCCTGCAAGTGAAGAATCAGGAAGGACAATGGGTCGATGCGCCTCCCATGCGCGGTCATGCCATCGTTAATG TGGGCGACCTCCTCTCTCGCTGGTTCAACGGTCAATTAAAATCCACTCAACACCGGGTCGTTCAGCCTCCAGCGGAGACCCGCGAGACTGAAAATGGTACAACCACTGTCATACCTTCAAGATATGCCATTGCCTGGTTTGGCCACCCCAACCGCGACGCAGTCGTCGAGCCTCTGAAGGAATGCGTTACCGCTGAGTGGACGCAGAAGTTCAAGGCAGTGGTCGCTGGGAAGCATGTCAAGGAGCGCATGGCTCGACTATTGGAGCACGGCTATTTGCCTGAGAAGTGGACCGATGATATGCACCGCAAGCCTATTGCTGTTTGA
- a CDS encoding uncharacterized protein (predicted protein), with the protein MDRNGISDTSSAMALDDVPHSGPNGSHPLSVTGQQCNTTTPTHFDPMSATGWNPFGTTSMDSMVRALDGSLFSPGGSLPWGDDYTPLTDPMSVGNTFAGAMDESTNPGSSYFLPLHEISKPVGPLDAPQPGALTANSYNANSPYNVPSLSSSSSDSHYRDSSSRGEENDPTQGLLRGDHSPRLTLGYHFVPKVGPFAMRDYDETYRDLFTVLRDYPGMILEREFWSPFVHHRLYRCSMGGMAEPMGIALACVSAHASSVESSYGFVDRMINEERDKLVRNFHKHVDTPETCLAAVHAVCLYQILGLFGDNFLPAAIVRPQVPKEINDKRREENERAAELHSSFLMKMARRLYKMHQEKLLTHHNDETDWNRWKYAESLRRNFFFVNMINILGAKARLLNEQYFEPLGDDIVLQLPLPATEHMWRCCDEEEWAIAREHAMRRPANSPPVARTLRELLEQDKAGTLDASTLLPVTRLIFACAKVAPKGDSLGDL; encoded by the exons ATGGACCGGAATGGGATTTCGGATACCTCCTCGGCCATGGCGTTGGACGACGTACCTCATTCGGGCCCAAATGGCTCTCATCCGCTTTCCGTGACCGGACAACAATGCAATACCACCACACCTACCCACTTTGACCCAATGTCGGCAACAGGGTGGAACCCATTTGGGACCACAAGTATGGACTCTATGGTGCGGGCGTTGGACGGGTCTCTGTTTAGCCCCGGTGGTTCTCTTCCCTGGGGCGACGACTACACGCCGTTGACTGATCCCATGTCTGTCGGGAATACCTTCGCCGGCGCCATGGACGAGTCCACCAACCCAGGATCATCGTACTTCTTGCCCCTCCATGAGATCTCCAAGCCAGTGGGACCGTTAGATGCTCCCCAACCAGGGGCATTGACAGCAAATTCCTACAACGCCAACTCTCCTTACAATGTTCCATCCttatcatcctcttcctcagatAGCCATTATCGGGACAGTTCCTCTCGTGGGGAGGAGAACGATCCTACACAGGGACTGCTCCGCGGTGACCATTCTCCGCGGTTGACTCTTGGCTACCACTTTGTCCCGAAGGTCGGTCCCTTTGCTATGCGAGATTACGATGAAACCTACCGAGATTTGTTCACGGTGCTCCGCGATTATCCGGGTATGATCCTAGAGCGGGAGTTCTGGTCGCCATTTGTACATCATCGTCTGTACCGTTGCTCGATGGGCGGCATGGCCGAACCCATGGGAATCGCTTTGGCCTGTGTATCGGCACATGCCAGTTCAGTCGAGTCGAGCTATGGGTTCGTAGATCGCATGATTAACGAAGAACGCGACAAGCTCGTTCGCAACTTCCACAAGCACGTCGACACCCCAGAGACATGTCTAGCCGCAGTACACGCAGTGTGCCTGTACCAGATTCTGGGCCTCTTTGGAGATAATTTCTTGCCCGCAGCTATTGTCCGGCCTCAAGTCCCGAAGGAGATCAATGACAAGCGCCGCGAGGAAAATGAGCGAGCGGCCGAGTTGCACAGTTCCTTTTTGATGAAG ATGGCTCGTCGGCTATACAAGATGCATCAGGAAAAGCTCTTGACCCACCACAACGACGAGACTGATTGGAACCGGTGGAAATATGCTGAATCTCTCCGTCggaacttcttctttgttaaCATGATAAACATCCTCGGGGCAAAGGCCCGTTTACTCAATGAACAGTACTTTGAACCCCTTGGCGACGACATCGTCCTCCAACTCCCCCTTCCAGCCACGGAGCATATGTGGCGCTGTTGCGACGAAGAGGAGTGGGCGATAGCTCGTGAGCACGCAATGCGTCGGCCGGCCA